One segment of Methanobrevibacter wolinii SH DNA contains the following:
- a CDS encoding DEAD/DEAH box helicase yields MSNYIVHPLLRKNTVESRIYQKVLAANALKKGNTMIVAPTALGKTIVAVLVAADRLEKLKGTKVLILSPSKPLTIQHEESFREFLTVPCTALTGSIKPDDRKERWEESSVICATPQTVEADLLNGRYTLENVSLIVFDECHHAVGSYSYVYLANRYIQERDNHLILALTASPGYDKAKIKEVCDNLFIQDVVVKSEEDPDVKPYFNPIKIDWIPVELGRDLEKIQSLLKKSLKSRLKALKNMGVINSITVNKRDILKARGRVQNKLATTTNPPKECYQAISILTAVINLQHALELVETQGVITFNQYVNRLKKKKTKASRNLFMDHNFSRAVRLSSIAEENGHEHPKLRKLISILKQELGYEDGQTRLKSLREMEDSHDSRTSPKILVFTQFRDTLEMIRQKCEDEGIKAIKFYGQGTRDGEKGLTQKQQHEIIKAFKMGIYDVLLSTSVAEEGIDIPAIDLVVLYEPVPSEVRMIQRRGRTGRKHQGRMKVLITKGTIDEAYFWSSKRKERNMKSQLINNDLFKNINLNAVERMNSVRNIKSVDNLNELNKEEDKLNNKNKRKKVVVYADSREGNSKVIRNLDTIGVNVEVKTMTVGDYQITDDIIIERKTAKDFVDSIVDKRLFKQATLMMEEFKKPIMILEGNDFYSGFINPNAIRGAIASIAIDFGISIIPTRGPDDTAAMIKRIAIKEQNGKTPSIQIRTEKKPDNLWEQQQFIIESLPNIGPVTAKKLLKHFGTVKNIINSSVEDLTEVEGIGKKTANEIIKVVESKYLHFKKDDKNKKLM; encoded by the coding sequence ATGTCAAATTATATAGTACATCCTTTACTTAGAAAAAATACTGTTGAATCAAGAATCTATCAGAAGGTTCTAGCAGCAAACGCTCTTAAAAAAGGAAATACTATGATTGTTGCACCAACAGCTTTAGGTAAAACTATTGTGGCTGTTCTTGTAGCTGCAGATAGGTTAGAAAAATTAAAAGGAACTAAAGTTCTTATTTTATCTCCAAGTAAACCTTTAACTATTCAACATGAAGAATCTTTTAGAGAATTTTTAACAGTTCCATGTACTGCTCTTACTGGTTCTATTAAACCAGATGATAGAAAAGAAAGATGGGAAGAATCATCTGTTATATGTGCTACTCCACAAACTGTTGAAGCAGACTTATTAAATGGAAGATACACACTAGAAAATGTTTCTTTAATAGTATTTGATGAATGTCATCATGCTGTTGGTTCTTATTCTTATGTTTATTTAGCAAATAGATATATTCAAGAAAGAGATAACCATTTAATTCTAGCTTTAACAGCTTCTCCAGGATATGATAAAGCTAAAATTAAAGAAGTTTGTGATAATTTATTTATTCAAGATGTTGTAGTTAAATCTGAAGAAGATCCTGATGTAAAACCATATTTTAACCCAATTAAAATTGATTGGATTCCTGTAGAACTTGGAAGAGATCTTGAAAAAATACAATCATTACTTAAAAAATCATTAAAATCAAGATTAAAAGCTTTAAAAAATATGGGAGTTATTAATTCAATTACAGTTAATAAAAGAGATATTCTTAAAGCAAGAGGTAGAGTTCAAAATAAATTAGCTACTACAACTAATCCTCCTAAGGAATGTTATCAAGCTATTTCAATTTTAACTGCAGTAATTAATTTACAACATGCTTTAGAATTAGTTGAAACACAAGGTGTAATAACATTTAATCAATATGTGAATAGATTAAAAAAGAAAAAAACTAAAGCATCTAGAAATCTTTTCATGGATCATAATTTCTCACGTGCTGTTCGTCTTTCAAGTATTGCAGAAGAAAATGGTCATGAACATCCTAAGCTTAGGAAGTTAATAAGTATTCTTAAACAAGAATTAGGTTATGAAGATGGTCAAACTAGATTAAAATCTTTACGTGAAATGGAAGATTCTCATGATAGTAGAACCTCTCCTAAAATCTTAGTTTTTACTCAATTTAGAGATACTCTTGAAATGATTCGTCAAAAATGTGAAGATGAAGGTATTAAAGCTATTAAATTTTATGGTCAAGGTACACGTGATGGAGAGAAAGGTTTAACCCAAAAACAACAACATGAGATTATTAAAGCATTTAAAATGGGTATTTATGATGTACTTTTATCTACTAGTGTTGCAGAGGAAGGTATTGATATACCAGCTATTGATCTTGTAGTATTATATGAACCTGTACCTTCTGAAGTTAGAATGATTCAACGTAGAGGAAGAACTGGAAGGAAACATCAAGGTAGAATGAAAGTACTTATAACAAAAGGCACTATTGATGAAGCTTATTTCTGGTCTTCTAAACGTAAAGAAAGAAATATGAAATCACAATTAATTAATAATGATTTATTTAAAAATATTAATCTTAATGCTGTAGAGAGAATGAATAGTGTTAGGAATATTAAATCAGTTGATAATCTTAATGAACTTAATAAAGAAGAAGATAAATTAAATAATAAAAATAAACGAAAAAAAGTTGTGGTTTATGCTGATTCAAGAGAAGGAAACTCAAAAGTTATACGAAATCTTGATACAATTGGTGTTAATGTTGAAGTTAAAACTATGACTGTTGGAGACTATCAAATAACTGATGATATTATTATTGAACGTAAAACTGCTAAAGATTTTGTAGATTCTATTGTAGATAAACGTTTATTTAAACAAGCAACATTAATGATGGAAGAATTTAAAAAACCAATAATGATTTTAGAAGGTAATGATTTTTATTCTGGTTTTATAAATCCTAATGCTATTCGTGGAGCTATAGCTTCAATTGCTATTGATTTTGGAATAAGTATTATACCAACTCGTGGTCCTGATGATACAGCAGCAATGATTAAACGTATTGCTATTAAAGAGCAGAATGGTAAAACTCCAAGTATTCAAATTAGAACAGAGAAAAAACCAGATAATCTTTGGGAACAACAACAGTTCATCATTGAATCTTTACCAAATATTGGTCCAGTAACTGCTAAAAAATTATTAAAACATTTTGGTACTGTTAAAAATATTATAAATTCTTCAGTAGAAGATTTAACAGAAGTTGAAGGAATTGGTAAAAAAACTGCTAATGAAATTATTAAAGTTGTTGAATCAAAATATTTACATTTTAAAAAAGATGATAAAAATAAAAAATTGATGTAA
- a CDS encoding tRNA (adenine-N1)-methyltransferase, which translates to MKVIMDERGKKYLIPQDKEFQSDLGIIKKEQMERATIGDTLTTHLGKDFKVIKPNVNDFIDLMDRRCSILIQKDIGVVLSHTGLGSGDRVVDAGTGAGASALNFGNVVGKTGHVTSYEIREDFAKVASKNIENFGLTNIEIKNQDIKEGIEEEDLDLVFLDLPKPYEIFESVWSSLKLGGWLAVYAPYMEQAELAYKISKKLGFSNIDILETLERGIEVRNQGMRPKTRMVGHSGYLIFARKL; encoded by the coding sequence TTGAAAGTTATTATGGATGAAAGAGGGAAAAAATATTTAATTCCTCAAGATAAAGAATTCCAAAGTGATTTAGGAATTATTAAAAAAGAACAAATGGAAAGAGCAACAATAGGAGATACTTTAACTACTCATTTAGGTAAAGATTTTAAAGTTATTAAACCTAATGTTAATGATTTCATTGATTTAATGGATAGAAGATGTTCTATTTTAATTCAAAAAGACATTGGTGTTGTACTTTCCCATACTGGCTTAGGTTCTGGTGATCGTGTTGTAGATGCAGGTACTGGTGCTGGGGCTAGTGCATTAAATTTTGGAAATGTAGTAGGTAAAACAGGTCATGTTACCTCCTATGAAATAAGAGAAGATTTTGCTAAAGTTGCAAGTAAGAATATTGAAAATTTCGGTTTAACTAATATTGAAATTAAAAATCAGGATATTAAAGAGGGTATTGAAGAAGAAGACCTTGATTTAGTATTTCTTGATTTACCTAAACCTTATGAAATATTTGAAAGTGTTTGGTCTAGTTTAAAATTAGGAGGATGGTTAGCTGTTTATGCTCCATATATGGAACAAGCAGAACTTGCATATAAAATTTCTAAAAAATTAGGTTTTTCAAATATTGATATTCTTGAAACTTTAGAAAGAGGCATTGAAGTTAGAAATCAAGGTATGAGGCCTAAAACACGTATGGTTGGTCATAGTGGTTATTTAATCTTTGCACGTAAATTATAA
- a CDS encoding ArsA family ATPase, with product MAFKDLFDFNKDKTTFIFVGGKGGVGKTSVSASTAIWLANKGKKTLLVSTDPAHSLSDSLETYIGPYPKFIRENLWGLEIDPDVAMEEKQREIDARKASSTDSNTMFGLDILADQMDMASSAPGADETAAFEVFLKIINDESNDYDMVVFDTAPTGHTLRLLSFPELMETWVGRMMKAKAKLGDAANKIKNILPFLDGDDARTSEELERTKREVEKAKKVLSDPDRTTFKMVVIPEEMSIYESERAIEALNKHDITTDGVIVNQVMPDIDDCDFCHSRYVLQQKRLALINQKFKNQEITQVPLFKDEVKGIDNLTKFGEILYEGRENDEVQHKTIQL from the coding sequence ATGGCATTTAAAGATTTATTTGATTTTAATAAAGATAAAACAACATTCATATTTGTAGGTGGAAAAGGAGGAGTTGGAAAAACATCTGTTTCAGCTTCAACAGCTATTTGGCTTGCAAATAAAGGTAAAAAAACATTACTTGTATCAACTGACCCTGCCCACTCATTATCTGATTCACTTGAAACATATATTGGACCTTATCCAAAATTCATTCGTGAAAATTTATGGGGTCTTGAAATAGATCCCGATGTAGCAATGGAAGAAAAACAAAGAGAAATTGATGCAAGAAAAGCAAGTTCTACAGATAGTAATACAATGTTTGGTTTAGATATTTTAGCTGATCAAATGGATATGGCTTCTTCTGCACCTGGTGCTGATGAAACTGCAGCATTTGAAGTTTTCTTAAAAATCATAAATGATGAAAGTAATGATTATGATATGGTAGTATTTGATACTGCACCTACAGGACATACATTAAGACTTTTATCATTCCCAGAACTAATGGAAACATGGGTAGGACGTATGATGAAAGCTAAAGCTAAACTTGGTGATGCTGCAAATAAAATTAAAAATATCCTTCCATTTCTAGATGGAGATGATGCAAGAACTAGTGAAGAGCTTGAAAGAACTAAACGTGAAGTAGAAAAAGCTAAGAAAGTATTATCTGATCCTGATAGAACTACATTTAAAATGGTTGTTATTCCTGAAGAAATGTCTATTTATGAATCAGAAAGAGCTATTGAAGCATTAAATAAACATGATATAACCACTGATGGGGTTATTGTAAATCAAGTTATGCCCGATATTGATGACTGTGATTTTTGTCACTCAAGGTATGTCCTACAACAAAAACGTTTAGCTTTAATTAATCAAAAATTTAAAAATCAGGAAATTACACAGGTTCCTTTGTTTAAAGATGAAGTTAAAGGTATTGATAACTTAACTAAATTTGGTGAAATTCTTTATGAAGGAAGAGAAAATGATGAAGTTCAACATAAAACTATTCAATTATAA
- a CDS encoding DUF2115 domain-containing protein, producing MFQELEELGKNRYNSKSELLKILKEESRKISIYDQMKVVNELKESLNSVQKQYRKDFFKTYAKGFVIRINTIKDENLEKYSNDEFDIDEYIKSIIILKRQYEEDNENKTNSKEFKTIYTIISLYTTFILEEPIHEIGTKFPGNLEIIYKNGKYYCPVKKNNEDNPKAVCQFCIAENLDY from the coding sequence ATGTTTCAAGAACTTGAAGAATTAGGAAAAAATAGATATAATTCTAAATCTGAGCTTCTTAAAATATTGAAAGAAGAATCACGTAAAATTTCAATATATGATCAAATGAAAGTAGTAAATGAATTAAAAGAATCTTTAAATTCTGTACAAAAACAGTATAGAAAAGATTTCTTTAAAACATATGCTAAAGGTTTTGTAATAAGAATTAATACTATAAAAGATGAAAATCTAGAGAAATATTCTAATGATGAATTTGATATAGATGAATATATAAAATCAATTATAATACTTAAAAGGCAATATGAAGAAGATAATGAGAATAAAACAAATAGTAAAGAATTTAAAACTATTTATACGATTATATCTTTATATACAACATTTATACTTGAAGAACCTATACATGAAATTGGTACTAAATTTCCTGGAAATTTAGAGATTATATATAAAAATGGAAAATATTACTGTCCAGTTAAAAAGAATAATGAGGATAATCCTAAAGCAGTATGTCAATTTTGTATTGCTGAAAATCTTGATTATTAA